In Primulina eburnea isolate SZY01 chromosome 3, ASM2296580v1, whole genome shotgun sequence, one DNA window encodes the following:
- the LOC140825851 gene encoding nuclear transcription factor Y subunit A-5-like — protein sequence MENISSQDHSASSDSVHDENYGRQINYMKPALLLCDPNFSTNTSLVGINQSMIPYCYPDPYVGGFFTAYSPHTMIQQHVTGATSGRVPLPVNLPEDGPIYVNAKQYNGILRRRQIRAKLEAQNKLVKTRKPYLHESRHVHALNRVRGSGGRFLSTKKPQQSNIHSTPSSQNAQDSLHFNQNEEFLTGDTRLFEASKRNLPPISDRTSISQAESPFSNIPSHVPVSIQGGGGSGLVYNGNRHYASIVHCPVRSL from the exons ATGGAAAATATAAGTTCTCAAGATCACTCTGCATCATCCGACTCTG TACATGATGAAAACTACGGGAGACAAATAAACTACATGAAGCCTGCTTTGTTGCTGTGTGATCCCAACTTTTCCACCAATACTTCTCTAGTGGGTATAAATCAATCAATG ATTCCGTATTGTTATCCTGATCCTTACGTTGGTGGGTTCTTTACCGCCTACAGCCCTCATACAATG ATTCAGCAACATGTGACAGGGGCGACCTCTGGTCGAGTTCCGTTGCCTGTAAATCTTCCTGAGGATGGCCCCATATACGTCAATGCTAAACAATATAATGGAATACTTCGAAGGCGACAGATCCGTGCAAAACTCGAGGCTCAAAACAAACTCGTCAAAACGAGGAAA CCATATCTGCACGAATCTCGCCATGTGCATGCACTAAATCGAGTCCGTGGCTCTGGTGGACGTTTCCTCAGCACGAAAAAGCCTCAGCAGTCGAACATTCATTCCACTCCCAGCTCACAGAATGCTCAGGACTCGCTTCATTTCAATCAGAATGAGGAGTTTCTGACAGGAGATACTCGTTTATTTGAAGCTAGCAAGAGAAACTTACCTCCTATCTCTGATAGGACAAGCATCTCACAAGCAGAAAGTCCGTTCTCAAACATACCAAGCCATGTTCCGGTTTCCATTCAAGGCGGTGGTGGCAGTGGCCTAGTTTATAACGGAAATCGGCACTATGCTTCCATTGTCCACTGTCCAGTGAGGAGTCTATGA